CCTGGTTTGCCCGCATCCTTGCGATACACTCACACAATATTATGCCGATGTTGTTTACCATTGCCGAAGATGAAACCACCCTGCCTATCGCATGCCTGGAAGCCTGCCTGGGGCGTTCGGTGATCCTTGACCAGCGGCTCAGTCGGCTAGCGCCGCTTGTTACCCCGTTGGCTGACAACCTGGTAATCAGCCCCTCAGCAGCACTCACCCCACTAGCGGCTGCCCCAGCCACCGAATCTGCAGTCGCAGCAGACACGGTCATCATTTGTGGAGAGTCAACCGGGACCCGTGCTTCTACTGCTAACAACACCCCTCAGCAGGCGGTAGCCGCGAGCCCCTCCAGCAGCAGGGGATCCACATTTCAGCAACAAGTAAGCCACCATATGGTTTGTGATTATCGGGACGCCGCCACTGCGGGGGAAGATCCCAGCTGTGAGGTGGGAGATCCACAGCATTGGTGTTGTCCAGCAGCGCAAGCAGTCGCCGTCATGGCTCGTGCCCACACCATCGGCGGCTGGGAACAACAACAAACCCACCGCAGTCTCATCCCTTATCTGCAGGAAGAAACCGGTGAGCTGATCGCCGCCATCACGCAACTTGTCGAACAGGATCCAGCAACGGAACAAGACCTCGCCGGGGAACTCGCAGATCTGCTCCTGCAGGTGCTGTTTCACGCCGAAATCACGCGGCGACGCGGTGAGGCAAACTTCTTCACGCTGTGCGAACTCTTTATTGAAAAACTCCGCACACGGGCGCCGTATCTATTTGATGGCACCAGCCACCGTGTTGATCCGGACATTCAGGACGCAATCTGGCAGGAGGCGAAGCAGCGCCGCTGACATTGTGCACCCGCTACAACTGGGCAACAGAAAAGCTGGACAATGCGATTTGAAACACCTTCATATACTGCTGGAGCAAGCGGTGTGCCAGGAAGGAGATCTGTATCCGCAAGTGGCTCTAATTTACGAGGCGGTGCAGGAGCCCCGGCGGTGAAACGTTGCCGATGCTAGCCGGGGCGATGAACACAACACCCCACCGCGTCGAAAGATAGCGCGGCTTAGGAAAGTAATAGCCCTGGGGCGCTTCAGTAACGGGTGGGGTGAGCAACCTGTGCTCACAGGTATCAAAGCAGAAGCGCCTACTAGGATGAGAACGCCAGCTGCAGTGGGCGGATGTATTCCTCTAATCCCGATGAACCAAACAGTGGGGCAGGTTCTTTCTTCACGAGACCACAAGCTTTCAGTTCGTCAATTGCTTCATTGCTGAGCCGGTCGGTGAGGACAGCCCCGGTGAACTTGTCACCGAGTAAGGACTGTACTGAGTTCAGTGCAGAATTCGCGATCATCTTCCGGAATGCTGATTCGGTGACCAGCGGTGCACCTGTGTTATCGCGGAGCGGGCTACCGTAGGCCGCTTGGGTAACAACCTCAATTGCTTGGCAGCGTTCCGGCGACGGTGCGGTTGGAGTTTCGGCAGCCTGCGCCGGTGCAGCAAGCGTGAAAGCGAGCGTGGCGGCAAGCCCAAGGGAGGCAAGATGCTTCATGGGAGATGATCAACTTTCTGGAGAACAATATGCGGGGGTCGGGAACGGGTCATACTCCCGCCCATAAACGTTATAGTGTAGCGAAAAACCGAAACTATTGGGACAGGAGTGAAGAATGTGGCAAGAGGGGCAAGTAGTGTTCGCCCTTCATCGCCCCGGAATCCAAGAGAAGCAACCCATGGGGGCAACCCTGCTGCCTCGCCATTGCTGCCGCAACACTCGAAAACTACTACTGATACAGCAGGTCGCGCCGGGTGGTTCGCGGCTACCTTGTCAGCAGAGCGCGCGGCGGCGCCACAACAGGAAGGAGACCGGGGGAAAGGCCGGTGGTGGACGGTTCAACAGTGCTACCGGGGCTAGGCAGTCGAAGAAGGGTTCGCAGGTTCAGCGCTCGGCTGTGGCGCAGCGCTTTCGGGGGAAAGATGGAGCACTGCTGAACTCCCCGACATCGGTTTTGGAACGACCCGAGTGGGGCTTGCCAGGACGCATTTGCACGGAAACTTTCCTGCCGCAGCTAAGTCTGTAACATGGACGTCCATGGCGGGCAGGATAACGAAAACCTTGGGCGGTTGTGCAGTGATATCAGTTGCGGCAATCGTCTGCGTAGTGGCGCTCGTCGGCTGGATGGTCACCGCGAACTATGTTGAGGCGCCGGTGGTAAGTCGCAAACCTATTCCTGCAGATGTGCCACCAGCAGCCGGCGCCCCATTACCGCCTGTTAATGTGGAAGCGCCTGGTCGAACCGCTGACCAGTTCACGTTTTGGAGTGAGCCGATAGCCGCGGCAACCCATATTCCGGTTCCGGCGCTAAATGCCTATGCCAATGCGACCACGATTGCTGCTGCAGCGTGGCCAGCCTGTCATCTCAATTGGACAACACTTGCCGGCCTTGGCTACGTGGAAACCCGACACGGCAGTTACACCGGCAACTTGTTGAAACCTGCCCATATTGACGAGTTTGGGCAAGTCACCCCGCCGATCATCGGGGTGCCTCTCGATGGATCACCAGGATTTGCCCGCATTGAAGACACCGACGGTGGGGAATATGACGGCGATGTCGAGTTCGACCGGGCGGTAGGGCCGATGCAATTTATTCCTAGTTCGTGGCGACTCTATGGTCGTGACGCGAACGGGGATTTTGTTGCCGATCCCAACAATATCGATGACGCTGCCCTGAGTGCGGCGAATCTGCTCTGCGCCAAAGGGCATGATTTGGCCACCCCGGAAGGATGGTCAGCCGCGATTCGCTCCTACAACAATTCCGTGGAGTATCTCATCGACGTGCGCAATGCTGCCGCGAACTACGCCATCGGTCAGCGAGCTTAAGGAAACGCAAACGCCCGGTACGCGACGTTCCTCTGAGGTGGTGGGAATGTTCGGGTGAGGTGGTGGGGAAGGTTGGGGCTTTCCGGTCGGACTTGTCATAGTGGCAGGCGAGCCGGGGATATGAACCGATGATAGTTGGTGCGGAATGTCAAGCGGTCATTCTTTTTCGTAGAACGCGGTGATGCTGGCCGGAGTGTGTCTCGCCACGTGGAGTCAAGCCACGCCCGGATATGTCCGATTTTGTGCCCAATCGGGCATTGGAGGCCGGATTTTTTCCGTTCGGAAATGTGGGATTGTTTACACTTTTTTGTTTGCGACGCGGCCAGGGTGGCTGTAGATGATCCAAGAAATACTCCTTGAGCAGGCATTTTGCTGGGAACTTCTCGGGATGGTCATTTCTTTGCATCGTCCGATCGGAAATCTGTCACCGCTAGCCCCTGCCATAGCGGGCCGAAACGTGGAACAATGGTGCCTAACGATGTGCTGCGCGACCGCCGCCGGTGGTTAGTGTGGCGCATACAACCCCCGTTGTGACGTGATGGCAGTTATCACGCCGCAACACCATAAACGTCTTGACGTTATAAGGAGACTCCTGTGGCAGATATCAATGCCGTTTTCGCTCGTGAAATCCTCGACTCCCGCGGTAACCCCACTGTGGAATGTGGTGTTTACCTCGACGATGGATGTGACGGCCGCGCTGGTGTTCCTTCGGGCGCATCGACTGGTGTTCACGAAGCACACGAGCTGCGCGACGGTGGCGACCGCTACCTCGGCAAGGGCGTGCTCAAGGCTGTGGAAAATGTCAACGAAACCATTTGCGACGCCATTGTCGGAATGGAAGCTGACGACCAGCGTGCAATCGACCTGGCCATGATTGAACTTGACGGTACCCCGAACAAGTCCAAGCTGGGTGCGAACGCCATCCTCGGTGTTTCCATGGCAGTTGCTCGCGCAGCTGCTGAATCCGCAAACCTGCCACTGTTCCGCTACATTGGTGGCCCAAATGCGCACGTCCTGCCAGTTCCGATGATGAACATCGTCAACGGTGGTGCACACGCCGATTCTGGTGTTGACTGCCAGGAATTCATGATCGCCCCCATCGGTGCTCCAAGCTTCGCAGAAGCACTGCGCATGGGTGCAGAGGTCTACCACTCCCTGAAGTCTGTGATCAAGGCGCAGGGTCTGTCCACCGGTCTCGGTGACGAAGGTGGCTTCGCTCCTTCGGTTGACTCCACGGCAGCTGCGATCGATCTCATCATCGAAGCCATCGAAAAGGCTGGCTTCAAGCCGGGTGAAGATGTTGCGATCGCGCTCGACGTTGCTTCTTCTGAGTTCCACGAAGATGGTGTGTACCGCTTCGAGGGCAAGGAACTGTCCAGCGAAGAGATGGCCAAGGTTTACGAAGAACTCGTTGCTAAGTATCCGATCGTCTCCATCGAGGATCCACTGGATGAGGATGACTGGGAAGGCTGGGCAAAGCTCACCGAAATGATCGGTGACAAGGTACAGCTCGTCGGCGATGACCTGTTTGTGACCAACCCAGAGCGTCTCGCCCGCGGTATCAAGGAAGGCGTTGCCAACGCTCTGCTGGTGAAGGTCAACCAGATCGGTACCCTGACCGAGACCTTCGATGCTGTCGAACTTGCTCACCGCAACGGCTACCGCTGCATGATGAGCCACCGTTCCGGCGAAACCGAAGACACCACCATTGCTGATCTGGCTGTGGCACTGTCTTGTGGTCAGATCAAGACCGGTGCTCCTGCCCGCTCCGAGCGTGTTGCCAAGTACAACCAGCTGCTGCGCATTGAGCAGATCCTTGGCGATGCTGCTGTCTACGCTGGCCGTGACGCATTCCCACGTTTCCAGGGCTAGTTTGCACTGCAGCTAGCATCGGCTCTGTCCATCGCCTGGTGTGACAGACAGTTGTTAGCCTTTTGGATGTAACCATAAGTTTCGCCGCCATTCGCTTGGAATGGCGGCGAAACTGTTGTTGTCTCTGCGGTATCCACTGGCGCAGTAGTGATGCGACCTGCATGATGCCGCCGAAAGTACGTACCCCACGGTATGGAGTAGCTTCCCATTCCGGTGGGGTGTTTTGCGTCGGTACCTCCGGTGGCCGCTGGCTTCAATGCCTATGGGGACAGACGTTGAACTGCACGTCTCTTCACGGTATCAATCCTGAAAAAAGCTGCACGCCTTGCGCTAACTGGGGAAATTTAATGGTCCCCTACGAGACCCGGGGCTTACACAGGGCATGTCGACCCAACACCGGGGGCAGAACCGTCTCCCGCACGAATCTTCTCCGGTGCCTGGCTTTGGCATAACGCTGCTGCTGCCAGGTGAGTTGGCCACTTCAAGTAGTAGCCGTTTACCTGGCTTTCACGGTGGAGTGAAGGTGGTGAAACTGCAATAGTGAGCTGCGCGATGAGCAGGTGTAACGATGTGGCAGGGTGTCACTACTGTGGCAGATGGGGTGTTTGCAGTAGAATCTGTCTACCATGGCAGCACTTCCCGGATCCCGTCCACGACGTCAAGTACCCGTGGCGCACAGGCGAGTGGAAGCAGCGCCGCAACGACCGAAAAATGGGAAAACTGCGCAACGGCAAGGATTCAACGGGCTGCACATCGCCGTGCTGATGGTCTGCCTATTGGTGATCGTCCTGATGCTGAATAATCCGTTGCAAAATTATTTCGAGCAACGCGCCGAAATCCAACGGTTGACCGCGGAAAAAGTGCGGAAAATCGAGCAGAAAGAACAATGGCTCGCCGATATTGAACGCTACAAGGACGAGCACTATGTGCAGGAGCAGGCGCGGCTGCGGCTAGGGGTCATTGCCCCCGGCGAGCGGGCGTATCGCATCATTGCACCACCTGTGGCAGCACCACCAGCCGGGCCGGTCACCCCCAATGGCACACCAACTGATGAGCTTGGCCCATGGTGGCAGGTGATGTGGGATTCGATCGCCGATCCGGAAAGTGCACCAGTACTGCCACAAGAACAAGCAGATACTGCCCCAGACTCGGAAACTACTGGTAAGCAGCCTGGCGAGCAAGCAGGAGTTCCCGCAGATCAACCCCCGGTAGAAGATCTGCAAGACGGCTTGCCAGCAGTGACCATCCCAGATCCTGCAGAACAAAGCATCGATGAACCGCTGCCACCGGAACCACTGCCCGCCGGTGATGATCAGTCCCCGGCGGCGGAAGGATAACACTGTGTTCACCTGGTTTGGCTGTATCGCGTCACGCAGTTGACGGATATGTGTATCCCAGTAGAGGTTGCACTCCGGTAGCAGGCGGCCGACGCTCGGCGAGTACAGCACGCTACCATGAGAAGCCAAGACACACGGTGAATAGGTGTGCCGTACCCACTTCAAAGGAAATAGGAAACTTCGGTGACTCAACCACAGCCCCGCCCAAAAAGTCAGCCCGCCAGCCCGGAAGATCTAGCTCTC
The Corynebacterium choanae DNA segment above includes these coding regions:
- a CDS encoding lytic transglycosylase domain-containing protein, with protein sequence MAGRITKTLGGCAVISVAAIVCVVALVGWMVTANYVEAPVVSRKPIPADVPPAAGAPLPPVNVEAPGRTADQFTFWSEPIAAATHIPVPALNAYANATTIAAAAWPACHLNWTTLAGLGYVETRHGSYTGNLLKPAHIDEFGQVTPPIIGVPLDGSPGFARIEDTDGGEYDGDVEFDRAVGPMQFIPSSWRLYGRDANGDFVADPNNIDDAALSAANLLCAKGHDLATPEGWSAAIRSYNNSVEYLIDVRNAAANYAIGQRA
- a CDS encoding FtsB family cell division protein: MAALPGSRPRRQVPVAHRRVEAAPQRPKNGKTAQRQGFNGLHIAVLMVCLLVIVLMLNNPLQNYFEQRAEIQRLTAEKVRKIEQKEQWLADIERYKDEHYVQEQARLRLGVIAPGERAYRIIAPPVAAPPAGPVTPNGTPTDELGPWWQVMWDSIADPESAPVLPQEQADTAPDSETTGKQPGEQAGVPADQPPVEDLQDGLPAVTIPDPAEQSIDEPLPPEPLPAGDDQSPAAEG
- the eno gene encoding phosphopyruvate hydratase, whose amino-acid sequence is MADINAVFAREILDSRGNPTVECGVYLDDGCDGRAGVPSGASTGVHEAHELRDGGDRYLGKGVLKAVENVNETICDAIVGMEADDQRAIDLAMIELDGTPNKSKLGANAILGVSMAVARAAAESANLPLFRYIGGPNAHVLPVPMMNIVNGGAHADSGVDCQEFMIAPIGAPSFAEALRMGAEVYHSLKSVIKAQGLSTGLGDEGGFAPSVDSTAAAIDLIIEAIEKAGFKPGEDVAIALDVASSEFHEDGVYRFEGKELSSEEMAKVYEELVAKYPIVSIEDPLDEDDWEGWAKLTEMIGDKVQLVGDDLFVTNPERLARGIKEGVANALLVKVNQIGTLTETFDAVELAHRNGYRCMMSHRSGETEDTTIADLAVALSCGQIKTGAPARSERVAKYNQLLRIEQILGDAAVYAGRDAFPRFQG
- a CDS encoding MazG nucleotide pyrophosphohydrolase domain-containing protein is translated as MPMLFTIAEDETTLPIACLEACLGRSVILDQRLSRLAPLVTPLADNLVISPSAALTPLAAAPATESAVAADTVIICGESTGTRASTANNTPQQAVAASPSSSRGSTFQQQVSHHMVCDYRDAATAGEDPSCEVGDPQHWCCPAAQAVAVMARAHTIGGWEQQQTHRSLIPYLQEETGELIAAITQLVEQDPATEQDLAGELADLLLQVLFHAEITRRRGEANFFTLCELFIEKLRTRAPYLFDGTSHRVDPDIQDAIWQEAKQRR